The following coding sequences lie in one Microaerobacter geothermalis genomic window:
- a CDS encoding ArnT family glycosyltransferase — translation MVLVLIITISIILRLALAGKYADSWDTVDFALGLSNFDLLSMQPHFPGYPIYMFFGILIYPLIGDQIETLSLISAVSGGLLILPVFYLSTNLFGKSTGWMAAILTAVHPLIWLLAEVPMSDMMGILFIYLYLWLISISLKIPLADKDHEKILFAGAALYALAMGIRISYFPYVFMLLIPLLRSIMDNHKPWVSFWRGLLITGITGAVFVSLWFVPLALHEGGIIPFLQLGLRFTEGHFTQWGGTILTSGDWVERLYKFLVQLGFKGWFGIITDQPIAKFILLAIFILGLVITFIKWKNRRQRENNTWAYFFLFLSVIPYFIWIMVGQNVDKIRHIVILSPVFMILLAKFIAILRDIPQKIWLAIFAVFFFVQGLSLSYEYRTTIPPMVQLADYLNQRYVKQNMLIFTWEEERVIDFYFPEIKTEKVQSVSYFKQTVLNYGKQEELLVTNSVLNGFKEQGYDLYPLFNEVAVFQGNSLLYPNYNQIVLYEAKPELYQWLNMK, via the coding sequence ATGGTTTTGGTTTTAATCATTACCATATCCATTATTTTAAGATTGGCATTGGCAGGAAAGTATGCCGACAGTTGGGATACTGTAGATTTTGCATTGGGGTTATCCAATTTTGATTTGCTTTCCATGCAGCCTCATTTCCCCGGTTATCCCATCTATATGTTTTTTGGAATTTTAATATATCCTTTAATTGGAGATCAGATAGAGACCCTCTCTTTGATCAGTGCTGTATCAGGTGGATTATTGATACTCCCAGTTTTTTATCTGTCAACCAATCTTTTTGGAAAATCAACAGGGTGGATGGCAGCCATTTTAACCGCTGTCCATCCTTTGATCTGGCTTTTGGCCGAGGTTCCAATGTCAGATATGATGGGAATTTTATTCATTTATTTGTACCTATGGTTGATTTCGATATCCCTGAAAATTCCTTTGGCGGATAAAGATCATGAAAAAATATTATTTGCAGGAGCTGCTCTATATGCCTTAGCGATGGGTATCAGAATTTCGTATTTTCCTTATGTTTTTATGTTATTGATACCTCTACTTCGATCAATTATGGACAATCACAAGCCATGGGTTTCATTTTGGCGAGGATTGTTGATTACAGGAATAACGGGAGCAGTATTTGTTAGTCTTTGGTTTGTACCTCTAGCTTTGCATGAAGGAGGAATTATTCCGTTTCTTCAATTAGGACTAAGGTTTACCGAAGGACATTTCACCCAATGGGGGGGAACCATACTCACATCAGGGGATTGGGTTGAAAGGCTTTATAAATTCTTGGTACAGCTTGGATTTAAAGGATGGTTTGGAATCATTACAGATCAACCAATTGCTAAATTTATCCTTTTAGCGATATTTATTCTTGGTCTAGTGATTACATTTATAAAGTGGAAGAATAGAAGACAAAGAGAAAATAATACGTGGGCATATTTTTTTCTCTTCCTTTCAGTTATTCCGTATTTTATTTGGATTATGGTGGGACAAAATGTTGATAAAATCAGGCACATTGTAATTTTATCTCCTGTATTTATGATTCTTCTTGCAAAGTTTATCGCAATTTTAAGGGATATTCCCCAAAAAATTTGGTTGGCCATCTTTGCCGTATTTTTCTTCGTACAGGGATTATCATTATCATATGAATACAGAACGACAATTCCTCCAATGGTTCAGTTGGCAGATTATTTGAACCAGCGTTATGTTAAACAAAATATGCTTATATTTACTTGGGAAGAAGAAAGAGTCATTGATTTCTATTTCCCTGAAATAAAAACAGAGAAAGTTCAAAGTGTATCTTATTTTAAACAAACTGTCCTAAATTATGGGAAACAGGAAGAATTGCTTGTTACAAATTCGGTGTTAAATGGATTCAAGGAACAAGGATACGACTTATATCCGTTGTTTAATGAGGTTGCTGTATTTCAGGGAAATTCTTTGTTATATCCTAACTACAATCAAATTGTATTGTATGAAGCTAAACCGGAGTTATATCAATGGTTAAACATGAAATGA
- a CDS encoding GDP-mannose 4,6-dehydratase: MNVLVTGGAGFIGSNLCECLILQPDVKKLMVVDVLDEYYDIEIKKKNLKPLLRSEKVHFYQEDILNENRMEELLKENEVDTIVHLAAVPGVRNSIDKPSFYVDVDVKGTVSILQAAKKSGCTRLIFASSSSVYGHQLLDRPHHEEQTDPKPLSPYGAAKYAGEVFCETFHRLYQMNITVLRFFTVYGPRQRPDMALFSFAKSIMENREIQIYGNQTARDYTYISDIVEGILLSLKRMNGFQVYNLCSGRTVTVGKMVESLEHALGRKAKKIEITRPLGDVRFTWGDYGLANKMLGYKPRVSWEEGVTRFATWFLQELDVHS, translated from the coding sequence ATGAATGTACTGGTGACGGGAGGTGCTGGTTTTATAGGATCAAACCTCTGTGAATGCCTCATTCTTCAACCAGATGTAAAAAAATTGATGGTTGTAGATGTTTTGGATGAATACTATGACATAGAAATAAAAAAGAAAAATTTAAAACCTCTGTTAAGGTCGGAGAAGGTTCATTTTTATCAGGAAGACATATTAAATGAGAACAGAATGGAAGAACTACTGAAAGAAAATGAAGTGGATACGATTGTTCATTTGGCAGCTGTGCCAGGTGTTAGAAATTCTATAGATAAACCATCATTTTATGTGGATGTGGATGTGAAAGGAACCGTTTCAATTTTGCAGGCGGCTAAAAAATCAGGATGCACACGCTTGATTTTTGCATCTTCTTCATCTGTTTATGGCCATCAACTATTGGACAGGCCGCATCATGAGGAACAAACAGATCCAAAGCCCCTATCTCCTTATGGAGCTGCAAAATATGCCGGAGAAGTATTTTGTGAAACCTTCCACAGGCTTTATCAGATGAATATCACTGTTCTTCGTTTTTTTACGGTATACGGACCAAGGCAGCGGCCTGACATGGCTCTCTTTTCCTTTGCCAAATCAATCATGGAAAATAGGGAGATCCAAATCTATGGGAATCAAACAGCCCGTGATTATACTTATATCTCTGATATTGTGGAAGGCATCCTTCTTTCCCTTAAGCGGATGAATGGATTTCAAGTATATAATTTATGTTCCGGTAGAACCGTAACGGTTGGTAAGATGGTAGAATCCCTTGAGCATGCTTTGGGAAGAAAAGCAAAAAAAATTGAAATCACCCGGCCTTTGGGAGATGTCAGGTTTACATGGGGTGATTATGGCTTGGCCAACAAAATGTTGGGTTATAAACCAAGAGTTAGTTGGGAGGAAGGAGTAACCCGCTTTGCAACATGGTTTTTACAGGAGTTGGATGTTCATTCATAA
- a CDS encoding lysylphosphatidylglycerol synthase transmembrane domain-containing protein produces the protein MFIHKKWLWRGIGLFLLIWSVYIIYVNFSVEQWQSLWKGVFQHPALLVFLFIPYTISFMLRGLGWQVLLKNRVSNRKLLKIIYVTLLFNHLLPFKGGDLIRIYLVRSHGVSWKEGAWSVLLSRILDIISLLFLIVFLFWPIPGMIVGTLLIIFFNIFKGRNQYTRSFLYIFPSWVMEGVILWSVAQILMPVSFPTAAMVNSITILGQTFSVTPGGLGTYEGIMSYFLFKQGIPLETGIQIAIFTHAFKFVYSYLFGLPALLMMKEGIGFLWKEAKKRQELEKS, from the coding sequence ATGTTCATTCATAAAAAATGGCTATGGCGGGGAATTGGGTTATTTTTGCTTATTTGGTCAGTTTATATTATTTATGTCAATTTTTCCGTTGAACAATGGCAATCTCTTTGGAAGGGTGTATTTCAGCATCCTGCCTTACTTGTCTTTCTATTTATTCCCTATACGATTTCCTTCATGTTGCGGGGACTGGGTTGGCAGGTTCTTCTGAAAAACAGGGTTTCAAATAGAAAGTTGCTGAAAATCATTTATGTAACCCTTCTTTTTAATCATCTTCTTCCCTTTAAAGGAGGAGATTTGATTCGAATTTATCTGGTTAGGTCCCATGGAGTTTCGTGGAAAGAAGGAGCTTGGAGCGTATTGTTATCAAGGATTTTGGATATCATTTCTCTTCTTTTTCTTATTGTATTCTTGTTTTGGCCTATTCCTGGAATGATAGTGGGAACGCTCCTGATTATTTTCTTTAATATTTTTAAAGGACGGAATCAATATACGAGATCTTTTCTTTATATCTTTCCCAGTTGGGTCATGGAAGGAGTAATCTTATGGTCTGTAGCCCAAATTCTTATGCCGGTGTCTTTTCCAACCGCAGCAATGGTGAACAGTATTACAATCCTAGGACAAACCTTTTCCGTTACACCGGGTGGATTGGGTACCTATGAAGGAATCATGTCCTATTTCTTGTTCAAGCAGGGAATTCCATTGGAAACAGGAATTCAAATAGCTATATTTACCCATGCATTTAAATTTGTTTATTCCTATCTTTTTGGACTACCAGCCCTTTTGATGATGAAAGAAGGGATTGGTTTTTTGTGGAAGGAAGCAAAAAAACGACAGGAGTTGGAGAAATCGTGA
- a CDS encoding alkaline phosphatase family protein, producing the protein MKKASNFEIVAARLWNVLNEGKTFTPVFVIGVYLMYHISDWDVRSFWVDGITALFAVLPLFAVYYVYDFPIHLRYFLWFPLAISFVLFGVIPFSLLLFSMGLYFFFTVIFWGTIYYHLRIGTTLWNFTRFWKLVLKNSDSTSGNAQEQIPKFLLLLTVLEGIYLQISTQGGMEWTNLLLFTGGIWIYSFLIHYLLFRWKPEEIDSYTHHPDVTHPIAKKVVMVIIDGCRKDRLAEANTPFIDWLTENGTEYTQMETVYPARTVVCFSSMFTGTYPREHGIKSNMVWRLGVRCESIFDSLSKVGKKGRLLGIAHLIDAFGNDVDSVTAVMKNDEADRHIMNRAKMIMEESNPDLLIVQLIATDQTGHSRGALYGEYREKIEEADLLIKEFYQWLNQRGDLEGAVFIVAADHGQSDGIGGHGHLDEGERFVPFIIHGPMIERGKKIMDKRSLVSVAPTLAYLLGAPYPNKSRGSVLIEAIRGEIKNYGGGETA; encoded by the coding sequence GTGAAAAAGGCGTCAAATTTTGAAATCGTGGCAGCCAGGCTTTGGAACGTATTGAATGAAGGGAAAACATTTACCCCTGTCTTTGTTATAGGTGTTTATTTGATGTACCATATTTCGGATTGGGATGTGCGATCCTTTTGGGTAGATGGTATAACTGCTCTTTTTGCTGTTCTTCCTTTGTTTGCTGTTTATTATGTTTATGATTTTCCCATTCACTTAAGGTATTTCTTATGGTTTCCTTTAGCCATTTCCTTTGTTCTTTTTGGAGTCATCCCTTTTTCTCTTCTCCTCTTTTCTATGGGTCTATATTTTTTCTTTACTGTTATTTTTTGGGGGACGATCTATTATCACTTAAGAATTGGAACGACACTGTGGAATTTCACCCGATTTTGGAAATTGGTTTTAAAAAATAGCGATTCAACCAGCGGGAATGCTCAGGAACAGATTCCAAAGTTTTTATTGCTATTAACTGTTTTGGAGGGTATATATCTTCAAATTTCCACCCAAGGGGGAATGGAGTGGACCAATCTTCTTTTATTCACCGGAGGAATTTGGATCTATTCTTTCCTTATCCATTATTTATTGTTTCGGTGGAAACCTGAAGAAATCGATTCGTACACTCATCATCCAGATGTTACTCACCCCATAGCAAAAAAAGTAGTGATGGTCATTATCGATGGGTGCAGAAAAGACAGGTTGGCGGAGGCAAATACCCCTTTTATCGATTGGTTAACAGAAAATGGCACGGAATATACCCAGATGGAAACCGTTTACCCGGCAAGAACGGTCGTTTGTTTTTCTTCCATGTTTACTGGAACTTATCCCAGGGAACATGGAATTAAAAGTAATATGGTGTGGCGTTTAGGTGTACGATGCGAAAGTATTTTTGACAGCTTAAGCAAAGTGGGTAAGAAGGGGCGCCTTTTGGGAATTGCCCACCTGATTGATGCTTTTGGAAATGATGTGGATAGTGTCACTGCGGTGATGAAAAATGATGAGGCTGATAGACATATTATGAATCGGGCAAAGATGATCATGGAGGAAAGCAATCCAGATCTCTTGATTGTTCAATTAATAGCTACGGACCAAACGGGACATAGCAGAGGAGCCCTGTATGGAGAATATCGAGAGAAGATTGAAGAAGCCGATCTCCTCATTAAGGAATTTTATCAATGGCTGAATCAAAGGGGAGATTTGGAGGGAGCAGTCTTTATCGTGGCAGCGGACCACGGACAATCGGATGGAATTGGAGGCCATGGTCACTTGGATGAAGGGGAACGTTTTGTTCCATTTATTATCCATGGACCGATGATTGAACGAGGAAAAAAGATAATGGATAAGAGATCCCTTGTGTCCGTGGCTCCTACCCTTGCCTATTTGCTGGGGGCACCATACCCAAATAAATCAAGGGGGTCTGTTCTTATTGAAGCAATCAGAGGGGAAATTAAAAATTATGGGGGAGGAGAAACAGCATGA
- a CDS encoding glycosyltransferase family 2 protein: protein MKKCIVVIPAHNEEKTIGKVIQKIPRDMGPNWEIRVLVVNDGSTDGTVVTAKESGADYFLHFETNKGLGAAIREGLREAYKLGANIGVMIDADDEYPADEIPKVIQPILNGEADYVMGSRFKGTIRGMKWYRRWGNYFFTGIQSLLLRQWIYDGQSGFRAFSRAALADVEICHDYNYAQVMTLNLVRKGYRMVEVPISYKVREHGESFIRFFPYVSKVFPAMMMEMRRPVREKRVYMEHKEKRYPISK, encoded by the coding sequence ATGAAAAAATGCATCGTCGTCATTCCAGCGCACAATGAAGAAAAAACCATTGGAAAAGTCATACAAAAAATTCCTCGTGATATGGGTCCTAATTGGGAGATAAGGGTACTGGTTGTGAATGATGGAAGCACAGATGGAACAGTTGTAACAGCCAAAGAGTCTGGTGCCGATTACTTTCTTCATTTTGAAACAAATAAAGGACTTGGAGCAGCCATTAGGGAAGGATTAAGGGAAGCGTATAAACTTGGAGCAAACATTGGTGTGATGATTGATGCCGATGATGAATACCCTGCCGATGAAATCCCGAAGGTGATTCAGCCTATTCTTAATGGCGAAGCTGATTATGTGATGGGTTCACGTTTTAAAGGAACCATTAGGGGAATGAAGTGGTACAGAAGATGGGGGAACTATTTCTTTACAGGGATTCAGTCTCTTTTGCTTCGGCAATGGATATATGACGGGCAGTCGGGATTTCGGGCATTTTCAAGGGCAGCTTTGGCAGATGTGGAAATTTGCCACGATTATAACTATGCACAGGTGATGACTTTAAATTTAGTCAGAAAAGGCTATCGGATGGTAGAGGTCCCTATTTCATATAAGGTAAGGGAACATGGAGAATCGTTTATTCGCTTTTTTCCCTATGTATCAAAAGTATTTCCGGCAATGATGATGGAGATGAGAAGACCTGTTAGGGAAAAACGAGTTTACATGGAGCATAAAGAAAAAAGATATCCAATTTCCAAGTAA
- a CDS encoding sigma factor G inhibitor Gin — protein MEQEMRYCIVCGMRKDTGISIWGEFICIACEHEIIDTDVYDEKYPFFIEQMRRIWLKNHA, from the coding sequence ATGGAGCAGGAAATGCGTTATTGTATCGTATGTGGAATGCGTAAAGACACAGGAATTTCTATATGGGGAGAATTCATCTGTATAGCATGTGAGCATGAAATTATTGATACCGATGTTTACGATGAAAAATACCCGTTTTTTATTGAACAAATGAGAAGAATCTGGCTCAAAAATCATGCATGA
- a CDS encoding aminotransferase class I/II-fold pyridoxal phosphate-dependent enzyme, translating into MERKCKHNSAPLFEALVKHWEQNPISLHVPGHKHGRFFSSEGKKWFSSILSLDATELNDLDDLHHPEGPIFQAQELAADAFKADESHFLVGGSTVGNIALLLSVCGQGDKIIIQRNAHKSVFHAILLSRAQPVYIRPQIEADWGIATSILVEDLKKLLEEHKDVRAVFLTNPNYYGMGIFLDKVAEVVHSYGIPLLVDEAHGAHFGFAKELPPRGIESGADGVVQSTHKMLSAMTMGAMLHIKGNRINRDLVKEWLTILQSSSPSFPIMASLDLARKEAVQMGEEGFCKAVGYADHLRSFLNQWNEWFYIPSPNEKRKTYDYIDPLKITIVLKRGITGFQLQRRLEELGIYVELADVHLLLMVLSPGIQEAEMDRICKIFNKIMDQIEQEKGKWFHSFHFPSQTFFSGNPVIPPYKVKTSPVKSVPLTEAIGKIAGEMVIPYPPGVPVITLGEIIERDVVEHIMKLREQGMRFQGISDPHVKNIRVLI; encoded by the coding sequence TTGGAGAGGAAATGTAAACATAACTCAGCTCCCCTTTTTGAAGCATTGGTCAAGCATTGGGAGCAGAATCCCATTAGCCTTCATGTACCTGGACATAAACATGGTCGTTTTTTTTCATCAGAAGGGAAAAAATGGTTTTCCTCCATCTTATCCCTTGATGCAACAGAGTTAAACGATTTAGATGATTTGCATCATCCGGAAGGGCCTATATTTCAGGCTCAGGAATTGGCGGCGGATGCGTTTAAAGCAGATGAAAGCCATTTTCTTGTGGGAGGGAGTACGGTTGGAAACATTGCTCTTCTTCTTTCCGTTTGCGGACAAGGCGACAAAATCATCATACAGAGGAATGCTCATAAATCAGTATTTCATGCCATTTTACTATCCCGTGCCCAGCCTGTTTATATCCGTCCGCAAATAGAAGCAGATTGGGGAATAGCAACGTCCATTCTTGTGGAGGATTTGAAGAAGCTGTTAGAGGAACATAAGGATGTGAGGGCCGTATTTCTTACAAATCCCAATTATTATGGAATGGGTATATTCTTGGATAAGGTTGCTGAAGTGGTTCACTCCTATGGTATTCCTCTATTGGTGGATGAAGCCCATGGAGCCCATTTTGGATTTGCCAAAGAATTACCGCCCCGGGGAATTGAATCAGGGGCAGATGGAGTGGTGCAATCCACCCATAAAATGCTTTCAGCAATGACGATGGGAGCGATGCTTCATATAAAAGGAAACCGCATAAATAGGGATCTAGTAAAGGAATGGTTAACTATTTTGCAATCAAGCAGTCCCTCTTTTCCTATTATGGCCTCATTGGATTTGGCAAGAAAGGAAGCCGTCCAAATGGGCGAAGAGGGATTTTGTAAAGCTGTTGGATATGCTGATCATTTAAGGAGCTTTTTAAACCAATGGAATGAATGGTTTTATATTCCGTCTCCAAATGAAAAAAGAAAAACCTATGATTATATCGATCCTTTAAAAATCACGATTGTATTAAAAAGGGGAATCACTGGTTTTCAACTTCAAAGAAGGCTGGAAGAACTGGGTATTTATGTGGAATTAGCGGATGTCCATCTTCTTTTAATGGTGTTGTCCCCTGGTATACAGGAAGCTGAAATGGATCGCATATGTAAAATTTTTAATAAGATCATGGATCAAATTGAACAGGAAAAGGGTAAATGGTTCCATTCCTTTCATTTCCCCTCCCAAACTTTTTTTTCAGGTAATCCGGTAATTCCCCCTTATAAAGTGAAAACAAGTCCTGTTAAAAGTGTGCCGTTAACGGAAGCAATAGGAAAGATTGCTGGAGAAATGGTTATTCCATATCCTCCGGGAGTTCCTGTGATTACCCTTGGCGAAATCATTGAAAGGGATGTTGTAGAGCATATCATGAAACTTAGAGAACAGGGGATGCGCTTTCAAGGAATATCTGACCCTCATGTTAAGAACATTCGTGTATTAATATAA
- the tmk gene encoding dTMP kinase — MYWRNDDLNHPGIFITFEGPDGAGKTTQIERIGKKLEEKGFKVVTTREPGGTMISNEIRRILLSPSFQEMVKETEVLLYAASRAQHVMEFIIPHIEKGYIVLCDRFVDASIAYQGYGLQIPLETIQLINQFATNRFKPHRTYLIDVPIEIGKHRLLQRSGDHNLDRIEQKNHEYHQRVRDGFYALAKKEKERIKLVNGTLSQDKVYQLIYDDLISYINKRLGGLE, encoded by the coding sequence ATGTATTGGAGGAATGATGATTTGAATCATCCAGGAATATTTATTACTTTTGAAGGCCCCGATGGTGCAGGAAAAACAACACAAATTGAAAGAATCGGTAAAAAACTAGAAGAAAAGGGATTTAAAGTTGTTACGACCAGGGAACCAGGGGGTACCATGATTAGCAATGAGATAAGAAGAATTCTTCTCTCTCCATCTTTTCAGGAAATGGTGAAGGAGACAGAAGTATTGCTATATGCTGCCTCAAGGGCTCAACATGTCATGGAATTTATCATCCCCCACATTGAAAAAGGGTATATCGTATTATGTGACCGGTTTGTTGATGCCAGCATTGCTTATCAGGGATATGGGTTACAGATACCTTTGGAGACTATTCAACTAATTAATCAGTTTGCCACGAACCGGTTTAAACCCCATCGAACTTATCTCATAGATGTACCCATAGAAATCGGGAAGCATCGACTACTGCAACGGTCTGGTGATCATAATCTTGATCGGATTGAACAGAAGAATCACGAATATCACCAAAGGGTGAGGGATGGTTTTTATGCTTTAGCAAAAAAAGAAAAGGAACGGATTAAGCTGGTGAACGGTACGTTATCCCAGGATAAGGTTTATCAATTGATTTATGATGACCTAATCTCATATATCAATAAACGACTGGGGGGATTAGAATGA
- a CDS encoding cyclic-di-AMP receptor — MKLIIAVIQDKDSGRLSSALVENGFRATKLASTGGFLKAGNTTFLIGVDDDRVEDVLTIIKANCKAREKLVSPVSSFGGNVESYIPYPVEVQVGGATVFILPIEQFAQF, encoded by the coding sequence ATGAAATTAATTATTGCAGTGATACAGGATAAGGATAGCGGACGTCTCTCTTCCGCTTTGGTGGAAAATGGATTTCGGGCAACAAAGTTAGCTAGCACAGGCGGTTTTCTTAAGGCGGGAAATACTACTTTTCTCATTGGAGTGGATGATGACCGGGTGGAAGATGTGTTGACGATTATAAAGGCAAACTGTAAAGCCAGAGAAAAGTTGGTTTCTCCTGTTTCCTCCTTCGGGGGAAATGTGGAATCATATATTCCTTATCCTGTGGAAGTTCAGGTTGGTGGGGCCACGGTATTTATATTACCTATTGAGCAGTTTGCTCAATTTTAG
- a CDS encoding YaaR family protein, producing MKIGDGIRSITESLIGPEGKKAGTQKSSFIHELNQQKEHMERAGLDQLLKNIESQGKILANSRTVKDLMIYKSLVKKFVKDAVNSGLFLKKEQGWDLRGRGKMFTTIKKIDEQLLQLTEEVLAKEKKGIDLLERIGDIKGLLLNLYI from the coding sequence ATGAAAATCGGTGATGGAATCCGATCCATTACAGAATCATTGATTGGACCAGAAGGAAAAAAAGCAGGTACGCAGAAAAGTTCCTTTATTCATGAACTAAATCAGCAGAAGGAACACATGGAAAGAGCCGGGTTGGATCAATTGTTAAAGAATATTGAAAGTCAGGGGAAGATTTTGGCCAATAGCAGAACAGTAAAAGATCTGATGATATATAAAAGCTTGGTTAAAAAATTTGTAAAAGATGCCGTAAACTCCGGATTATTCCTTAAAAAAGAACAGGGTTGGGACCTTCGGGGCAGGGGGAAGATGTTTACAACCATTAAGAAGATAGATGAACAACTTCTTCAACTGACCGAGGAAGTGTTGGCCAAGGAGAAAAAAGGAATTGATTTATTGGAACGAATTGGCGATATTAAGGGTTTGCTGCTTAATTTATATATTTGA
- the holB gene encoding DNA polymerase III subunit delta' — protein MSWDKIQGQNRAVSMLQRSLKNKRITHAYLFTGARGTGKRKIAIELAKALFCENDSLNPCDQCRNCRRIENGNHPDVFEVVPEGRSLKIEQMRELQRKSSYRSTESQRKIYIIHQAEFLTLQAANSLLKFLEEPTSGVVAVLLSENEHAILPTIRSRCQIVTFSTPSPKLLAGYLMDEGFHPELARLSAHITADLDEARQLCQSELFARLKNLVIQLSEEILFRPNQAFFTIQQQFSVNDEFKENLQLFLDIFLLWWRDLIFMKINHAEGPSIFVEQQESIKRQGSKMEIDDGINGMEKILEAKKKLSSYANPQLILEQVVIHLRSDRIVSSSRSPL, from the coding sequence GTGTCTTGGGATAAGATTCAAGGGCAAAATCGGGCAGTTTCAATGTTGCAGCGCAGTTTAAAAAATAAAAGAATTACCCATGCTTATTTATTCACCGGTGCCCGGGGCACAGGAAAAAGAAAAATTGCAATAGAATTAGCAAAAGCTTTGTTTTGTGAGAATGATTCATTAAACCCCTGTGATCAATGCAGAAATTGCAGAAGGATAGAAAATGGAAATCATCCTGATGTTTTTGAGGTAGTACCAGAGGGGAGGTCCCTTAAAATTGAACAAATGAGGGAGCTGCAGAGGAAATCTTCCTATCGGAGTACAGAATCCCAAAGGAAAATTTATATCATTCATCAAGCGGAATTCTTGACCCTTCAGGCAGCTAACAGTTTGCTTAAGTTCTTGGAGGAACCGACTTCCGGTGTTGTAGCAGTACTCCTTAGTGAAAACGAACATGCAATCTTACCTACGATTCGATCCCGTTGCCAGATCGTTACCTTTTCTACCCCATCACCGAAGTTATTGGCCGGATATCTCATGGATGAAGGATTCCATCCAGAATTGGCCCGACTTTCTGCCCATATTACGGCAGATTTGGATGAAGCCAGACAATTATGCCAATCAGAATTATTTGCACGGTTGAAGAACCTAGTGATACAATTGTCAGAAGAGATTCTTTTTAGGCCCAACCAAGCCTTTTTTACGATACAGCAACAATTTTCCGTCAATGATGAGTTTAAGGAGAATCTGCAATTATTTTTGGATATTTTTTTGTTATGGTGGCGGGATTTAATATTTATGAAAATTAACCATGCAGAAGGTCCGTCTATATTTGTAGAACAACAAGAATCTATTAAAAGACAAGGAAGTAAAATGGAGATAGATGATGGGATCAACGGGATGGAGAAAATACTGGAAGCAAAAAAGAAACTCTCATCCTATGCAAATCCTCAACTTATTCTGGAACAAGTGGTTATTCATCTAAGGAGTGATCGCATTGTATCAAGTAGTAGGAGTCCGCTTTAA
- a CDS encoding PSP1 domain-containing protein, producing the protein MYQVVGVRFKKAGKIYYFDPGDWPVEKDQHVIVETTRGIEYGKIVIGKKEVSEDDVVLPLKKVMRIATEEDASLVMQNKEEAKEAFQICMKKIEEHQLDMKLVDVEYTFDRNKIIFYFTADGRVDFRELVKDLAAVFRTRIELRQIGVRDEAKMLGGIGPCGRILCCSSFLGDFEPVSIKMAKDQNLSLNPTKISGLCGRLMCCLKYESENYESAREVLPDIGQKVFTPKGEGKVIGLNILERLVQVEFMDDQKMIEFPLEDVVTMD; encoded by the coding sequence TTGTATCAAGTAGTAGGAGTCCGCTTTAAAAAAGCGGGTAAGATCTATTATTTTGATCCGGGAGACTGGCCGGTTGAAAAGGATCAGCATGTGATTGTTGAAACGACAAGGGGAATTGAATACGGAAAGATCGTGATTGGTAAGAAGGAAGTTTCAGAGGATGACGTGGTTCTCCCTCTTAAAAAGGTGATGCGAATTGCAACAGAAGAGGATGCGTCACTGGTTATGCAAAATAAAGAAGAAGCCAAGGAAGCTTTTCAGATTTGCATGAAAAAGATTGAGGAACATCAGCTTGATATGAAGCTTGTTGATGTAGAGTATACTTTTGACCGGAATAAAATTATCTTTTATTTTACTGCCGATGGCCGGGTTGATTTTCGCGAATTGGTCAAGGATTTGGCAGCGGTGTTTAGAACCCGTATCGAATTAAGGCAGATTGGGGTAAGGGATGAGGCCAAAATGCTGGGAGGAATAGGTCCCTGTGGACGAATTCTCTGTTGTTCAAGCTTTCTGGGGGATTTTGAACCCGTTTCTATCAAAATGGCCAAAGATCAAAACCTCTCTCTAAACCCGACGAAAATTTCCGGTCTTTGCGGACGTTTGATGTGTTGTCTGAAATATGAAAGTGAAAATTATGAAAGTGCCAGAGAAGTTTTACCGGATATTGGACAGAAGGTGTTTACGCCAAAAGGTGAGGGGAAAGTGATCGGATTAAATATTTTAGAGCGGTTGGTTCAAGTTGAATTCATGGACGATCAAAAAATGATTGAATTTCCATTAGAAGATGTTGTAACTATGGACTAA